The Osmia lignaria lignaria isolate PbOS001 chromosome 3, iyOsmLign1, whole genome shotgun sequence genome includes the window TCCAAACTCTCGCGAACTTCACGAGATTCCAAGGAAAAGAGAACTTCATGGAATTTATGAACGATTTCCTAGAGCGCGAAGCTCCGTCCATGAAGAATTTCCTGCAGATGATCAGCGTACGTATTCCTGTTCATCAACGACGTAGCTCGTTGACTTAGAAAGCTTGTCATTTGAATCGTCTGTTACAGAGCCCTCTGCCGAAAGATGCTCCGGCCAACAATTCCCTGGAATTCGATGGCTATATAGATCTTGGAAAGCAATTGTCTCTTCTTCACGCACTTTTGCGCGAAAGTTTAGTCACTATAACTTCGTCTTCGCCATCACTGCCTCCGTCAAGACTACCAGAGATCCTCGAGAGGATCTCCATAGCTCTAGATCAATCGGGTCCAAGTCCAGTGTCGGGCTCGCATCGTTATCCTAATCTTCAGAACAATATTTTCCGTTATAACGATCCAACGATCGCGAACAGCAACACGAATCTCTCGGTATCGGCCACGTCGACCCTCAGCAATCACAGTACTCTAAACGGTACCATCAGGGATAGTAACGAGGTGTTACAATCGAACACCCTGGGACACAATAGTTCTCGTAGCCCAAACGTCGCTAGAGCTGCCACACTTCCTCGCAACGCTTACATGCCGAACAATGGGAAGCTACAGCTTCAGATAACCACCGACGACTACCCTCTGGAGCCTCCAGCTTTCGTCTCGCGTTCACCTACGCCGATAGCGCGACAACACAGGGCGATCGGATCGAACAGGCCGGTTGCTGGATACAGATTAACAGCCAGTGCTAGTCTAGCGAACGTGAATCACTGCCAGGCACATCCCACCAGCCCTACCAGATCGGAAAGTCACAATAACCTGAAGGACTCCAACTACAACATCACGGTCCCTCAGAATAATCAGTCGAACAACTGTCCAGTTCTAACCCAGcaccaacagcagcaacagaatCACAGACACAACATGGCTCGACTGCAGAACCTGGACATACACGACAGGGAGGACAATTACAATCACAACAACTACAACGTTTCGAGATCAGCTAGCAGGAATCATTGTAACAAGGAGGAGAACGCGAATCAGACCCAGCATCAGAATTACAACAACGTCTCGAAGACGACGGTGAACGCGAACGTGGTGGTTAATCCATCGCCGAATCTCACGCTGTCCATCAATCATCAGCCCAACAACAACTACAACAACAGCAAGACGAATAACACGACCGCCAACGGTAACCTCGACGAGCTGTCCGACCTGTTGAGGTACGCGGACGACGAAGTGTCCGAGTCTAAATCCCAGAAGGGATCGCAGATATCCATCTCTCAGCTAAGTAACGTTGCCTCGTCCGGTTATCAAAGTTTCGCCGCTTATAGCCAGAGCTCCAGCCCGGTGGATCTGAGCAGCAACAACGCGAACCCGCACATACTGAACGCAGCACCCTTGGCGTTCGCCAATCCCGTTTATCACATGGAATCGAACCATGGGAGAAACGGGAGGAGAGGTAGCAGTAGCTCGGAGGAGAGAGACGGCAGCGGTGGCGGTGTCGAGGGTGTCAGGGGTGTCGATCTGAGCCCCTCGCCTCCGCCGCAGAACAACGTAAGGAATCTGCAGAGGAACAACCATAATCAATGGAGGCAGAACAATCAGGCGCATAGGAATAACACGGAACAGAACCAGAACGTCTGCTGCACCAAGCTGAGGAGAAGATTGTCCCTGGACTCGACCAGGGATTTGTCCGATACCAGCGAAGAGGAAAGCTGCAACACAAGGAGGAGCAAGTCCAGAAGTCATCGAAGCATCGATCAGGTAGTTAATCtgtttgatatttaaatatacTTGCTTTTTCGATGTCGTCAAAATTCGATATTAACGTTTATAATAGAATATCGTTTAATTTGAAAGCAAGCGAACTAAGGTCTTTAATTCGAAACTTCCAGCAGCGATCAGGACAAGGAAACATACTTCCATCCAGACATGTATTGAACCAAAGAGGAACTTCTTACGATtctctatcatttttattaatccaCCATAACTCTCAATGTATATAAATTCGTTGTAActttattgttgttgttgtgaaTAACTAGTTCCTCTTTCTAAGAGAAATTCCTATGTCCTTTCTGATCTTTCACCTAACCATCTATCTCTGTTTACGTGTTTTGTAACTAACAACGCCACGTCTCTTCGTGTTTCCAGTACGAAGTGGAAATCGAGAGGCTGCAGAGTAGCGTAGATCGACTGAGGGCCCGGTTAGGCGCCACTGAGGATACCGATATAGACGGCGTTGCACCGGATACCAAGATGAAGAGCATCATTTCCAGGTACTTAATCCTCATACACGCGACCACTAACCGACACATCGATTGAATTCTATTTGCCTGAGTGTGATCACCCCGCCATGACGACTACCACTTTTCTCTTGCGTTTCACTTCGAATCCCCCTCTTTCCGTGTTCATGAATCAATTCACCTCgatactttctttttctttttcttcttcttcttcttcttattcttctacTACATCCTATCCTCGCCTATGTCGTGATTCTTGGTGAAAATGTGTTCTTTTGTTCGttggaaagaaaagaaggtgtCCGTGGAGGGGTTATCGACTTCGACAACCCTCGAACACGGCCGTGATCGAACGTGATTGCGTTTACACGCACGATGGATCGTCAGGGTCTCGAAATGGAAGACAGAGTTGCGATAGAAGGGTGCTTACTAGGGGATGCTTCGGTGTGAAATGCTTTTATAAATGATTTTTCAGACGGGTATGAGATTGGAATATAAGAAACGATAGATGATTTATAATGACAACATCTTTTAGTTTTGATTctgattataataatttagGCTTCTGTTATTTAATCCTCGTATGGCTCGTCACCTCTACTTCTTGTGAagataattttctttcattttaatttatttcagttcattttattttaatttaatttgacttTCCGAAGcggtgaaaattattttctaaacggTTTATCGTTCTTCGTACAGCTCTGTCTACCCGAGATCGATTATTATAATAACATGTAAATaagggaaaaagggaaaagaagaaaagcgaaCCAGATCGAAAGCGAGTAGCTCCCTACTTGGTTGTACAGCTATAAATTAACAATAAGTAACAGAGTAgggagaataaaaaataaaaaggaaaggtgACCCACTGATCTTGTAACTCGAAACACGGTTACTGTATCTCGAAATAATGTATGTTTAATTGATTGTGTGTTCCTGTGCATTCTATCCGCTGCATTTGGTATACTCTGGCTTGATCTGGACCTTGGTGTAAGAGTCAATTATATTTCTAAGCTTCTTTACATTTTTACATCACGTATTTTAGCGTTTTTTAATCTCATATGTATATCTCTATTTTTACATACGTACGAGGAGTCCTGCAATGTGTAGTAGAAGTAGGAAGATACaaatctgggaagagtttttgTGAAATTAAAACAGGAAATTGctgtttgaaataatatttctttatttgaaGATATAAAATGTATCGATAACAATTTTGAAtaagttaatttttcatttatttcataattgGCGATCTAGGAAtcttatttcaaaaaatttttaatgaagaattttattattttccaaattatcgcttgaaataatacaatacaatcgtatattgaaaataattataaaataaaataatgttgttTCAGAGGTGTCCAGATCTGGGTAAATGTGGATTTTGCATGAGAAGATAAAtcgaaagtataaaataaaaattattatcatatgtgacgttatttttaaaaaaattgaatttgaaaattctttatatatcaataacaaattctttatttaattacatcaCGAATATTTTGAAGAACTTTCAATTTCAGTTTTCCAGAAAATAAAACTTCGTATAAAAAGCtttgtttcatattttccatttatttttccATGCAGAACCATCGATTTCCTGTTTGCACTACATTATtacaggacaccctgtatattatatATCGTGTTCTTTCTTGATTTGCGCGACAATAAAACACGCGCCAAAACGTTCATTCGCGTTCGCGTGTCGATGATTAGAATCTGTTATATTTCACTCACAAATCAGTTGTATATCTATTCTGAACCAGTGCTCGACTAACCAGCATTATTTACCCTGCGTGTGTATACTTACATCACCGTCCAATAGAAGAAACATTCTCTCGGTCGGCCACATATCAGTACTCCACCGACAATAATTAACACCCCCCGACAATTTTCACATACACGTTCATTCTCTGTTCACGTGTGCACGGGTTACTCTGCAAACcactgtttttctttcttttttttttcattttgtgtgTCAGGTCTGTGTAGAGTGTTGCAACGATATTCAGGAAACGTTCAGGATAATTATCACACCTGTCGttcgattttaataaaatttttaatataaaatttcttctGCACGACAAATCATCTATAGGCAATTTAGATTGCTTAAAATTGTCTGCATTCGAGATGAAtgaaattgtttatatttttctgaagaaaaagaaattttatagaattagGAGAGACCGAACGTTTTTGATACTCAAGCCTTCTAAAtcatagaataatttaatttatcttatCCTGAACGTTTCTGCAATGACTAAATCATTCACAATCACACGAAGCAGAAGCAAAACTCGCCCGCTTCTTTGATCGAGAACGAACGCCACCCCAGCCCATTGCATTTCTTAAtcgttctttatttttatttaattagttcCTCCAAGCGTATGTGACATATTGCACCAAACACAGCTGCTTCCTTTaactttcattttcaaaatacatTGGTGTTCTTTTCTTCGGTATTATGCATCGTGGTGCGCTTGGATCCTCTTGAAAGTCTCCCAGTGAAATCTCTCTCAAACTTGTACATCAACAAAATGAAAATCTCAAAGACATTCCAGAGCAAGTCTGAAGAGATTTCACGAGTGGAGCTGAATTCCATGTGTGCTGAAGAGTCGTCGAAACAGTCTTTGTCTTCCTCTAATATTCCAAGAGTGATTCTATTCAAATGAAACAGAGACTGTTTCGCGACTAAAGGGGAtgaaattttaaccctttcgataggAAGAACCGTGAATCACAGAATGTCTAATCGATTCTAGGTTAATCTCTGTGGAGGAGGAGCTACGACGAGAGCAGCAGAAGATGTCCGCTGCGTTGTCGTACAAGCAGCGCGTGATCGACGCGCAGGAGCAGCAAATAGCCGCTTTGGACGCGGCCAACTCGCGTCTGATGACGTCCAACACAAGACTGTTGTCCGCGTTGAGCACCCTGAAGCAACGCTACAACGCGAAGAGCCAGTCGAGCAGTGAGGCAGCCGCGTTGTTGCAGAACATCGCCGACATAGGCGAGCTGAAGAGTTCGTCCTGTTAAAGAGACCGCGGACCTCGAGCAGCCACCTGTCTCGCATTTCAAAGATACTTGCGAAGGATCCCCGAGTCTCGCAACTGGACTCGATCCGGACAAGATTTCACTAGGAGGAACGTGTTCCCTTGAACGAGAAGCAGATCGAGATCATCCTCTGCTCGTCAAGGAACGTAGATCGTTCTACGGTAGACGCAATCCGTATCTCGGTCGGGCGGGATACGATTGAATTATAAAGAGAAACcgagtgaaagagagagagagagcgcgaGTGAAAGGCGTGCGAAAATAGAGGCTACTTAGTGAATAGGCAAACGGTTTAAGTAGATGATTTAATGTGACACCATAGCGTTAGGATTATTTCTACCGTTCGTATTCGAGGTCTCGCGTCGTTCACGATCGAAGCAAACTCTCTGTCGAGGGTGCCGGCTTGTTTTGATTGCGAACACGATGGTTTAGAGATTTCTTCAGGCAGCTTTCCTTCGTTCGACGAGAACGAGACGGAAAGTCGAGGTCCTAGGAAGATGGAAGAAGGGATCGATGCTTTCTTTCTTATGGATTTGGGAGGATGAAAGGGTGAACGACGTCTTATTTCGTTTGTTCTGTTATTCAGCGTTGCGTATGCACACTTGTGTGTAATTTAGGCTTCTTTTAATTGGGGATGGTGGGAATGATTAGGCTCTCCCCAAGCTCGGTTCTTATGTTTATCTTCAGTTAGAAGAAGTCTACATTCCACTGGAGTGTAACGTATGGCACAATTTATATCTTAGTATCTAGCAAGGTGTTGAAAAGTTACGCTGTCGGTCATAATTTTCAGATCACTTAGTTCACGAATTGCAAAACCCGGTCAGTCGTAATCCAgacattttgaattaaaataataaaattgtccTGTTATTAAATACAAACTTCCGGAATTGTATACTTAATATAATTAGTGCTCGTTTCTCAAGAgcttagaaaatatatataggcaatctaaagtgaaataaaatcctatgtcctttttaattaatttaattgaataaaaatgtaattttaaaaagtgATCTTTAAATTTTGACTGGTAGCGTATATTACATGATAAGTCTGAGGTTCTGTCACAATATTTAAAGATATGTTTTATACATTGGAAAGATCTTAACGAAACTTAAAACTATTTTGTATctcgtatttttaaaattaatatgatCGATGATTTGATAATGCAGAAACAATTTATgaagaataattataaaatacatacaGCGCCTCTAAgtatgtattatttaaataacaaaatactcTTTGAGGTAACAGGctataaattaagaaataatttcttaatgttcttgacaaaaataaatcaattggACTGCGGATGTTCATGCTGTGTAAAATATATCTTAAACGTGTGTTAAATACAGTAAAGTATAATGAAATGTTTAGAAGGTAcgaaatgtatgaaatttgcaaaataaaataatactcttCAGCACCTTACGTGGAAGAAAATATATGtagatttgcataaatattcgcAGTCTAAAGATAACGTTCGCTATATCCGCAGCATTTATTTTAAGTGTTTCATTCTCAAAGGGTAAAATCCGTCGAATCTCAAAAATAAATGATCTTAGAATCACAATATTAATTTCCAGAAAATTATGACAGAATCTCATAGGAACTCTGTCAATGGTATCGTCATCCACAGACGAATAAGCAACATCCTCGAGCACCGAGTCGTACTTCATGACCCTGTACATGCGTGTATATTTTTCTAGTTTACATGTTAAATCGTTGTATTCGAGAGCCGTTCGTTTACTCGCGCGAGAAAGCTTCCATCGATGCGGTTTCAAAGAAAGATCGAGCTCGCATTAGGAAGTGAACGTGCCTCCTTTGGGAAGCTTCGATTCGAGCACCGATTCTTATTCTAAGCGACAATATTTATTTCGTAGTTTCTACCAAAGATGAAGAGGTTTTCGTTGTAAAAAGAGAGATTTCTGTGTAAGATAGTTTCGTTATCGTATCTGCGATGATCGGAGGAAGAAGGATCGATTTCTCATTAAGAAATCGATGGTACTTCTTCTCTTCGAATTTACGTTTTTCGTATTTCAAACGTTGCACACAACGACGCGCGTCGGCAATTAGACATTCGTTTGTTCGCAATCGTTTTCGTGTATTATGGTTTTACATCACAGAGAAAACAATGATATGTTATCGTAGCCATTGTGTAGTGAGATGCACCCATGTAAAATCGTGAATGAAAGAGAGTGTgtgtggtgtgtgtgtgtgtgtgaaaaGAAAAACGCATGCGAGAAGAAGAACACAATTCAGGCTAATCTTATtaaggaaacaaaaaaaaaataagaaaagtattATCTCGTCGACTTGTATCATAGTTCATTATCGAACGTGAGAGCGTTTTTATTTTCTCGCCTTCCGTCGATTATTTTTGTATAGAAATATCTATCGTCACTGTGTTACTTTTGTCCCTCCCTATCAAAATATTCCCTGTTCTTGTAATCCTCGGTTTTGTACTTTCTGTAACGCAATCTTTTGTAGAGACATCGATCTGTTTTCACAAACTATTTTCAATTGTCTATCGTTCAAATCacgaaattaatatatatttaacggtacattatcatcatcatcatcattatcctATTCCTCACTCCTTGTTGGACGATATAATCGATGATAATCTACATATTTAAAAGTGACTCGAATAGCGTGTACATTGCTAAGTGTTTTGGTATATTCGTTTCTGCAATACATCATCTGTATTTAAGCGTATAGCATCTATTAGTAACAGTACATGAGCAAATAAATATGATTAGACATATTACGgtgattattatttaatttcttttcattcctttatttttcaacgtgaaaaaaattctaatcatTAAGAATTACAATAGTTATTTTTCAGATAATAAACTTCAAGCTTTTAATTTGTTCCCTGTTCAACATAATacatttctattgtttttttttaatattctaataactACATATAAtcaatgactacagatacaagaagACTGGAGATGCCTTTGTTCACGAAAGGTCTATcgggggtcctagacaccccgagGCGCAGTTAGGACCGTACATACAGCCCTAATTGCACCTCGGGGTGTCTAGAACGCCAGATggatgtatgtatgtaagtacctacattgagttgcattgaacttgtcgcagtgaagttggccacgcattcactcaccgacgcggcgtgaatgcgttactgaagttggctacaaattcactgcgacaagtttaatgcaactcaatgtacatacagggtctaccatttatctcgcaacccatgcgcgcgcaaattgatgaaaatggcaaCAGCGCAAGAATTCTAGAGATGTAAAAATCCGtacagttaagttggtaattgattcgggatacgagtacaCCGAGTTTCATCGAACTTGTTGCGGCGTGTGaaactaacacatattcacgccAGAGAGCCGATTGGCGAGGGGCACGCGAAGGAGGGATTGCAGCCAATTGACTGCCgtcgtgaatatgtgttagagtcacacgccgcgacaagaTCGATGAAACCCGATGTACTTGTATCCTGAACCGAATCTCGGACCACAGTTCAGTtgat containing:
- the raskol gene encoding ras GTPase-activating protein raskol isoform X21; amino-acid sequence: MKLEYPCRVEGWLNVCDTSYEKACRRGSAPATPVLGARPLDVTPNRIVNFFSKRSFRSNPLKRTKSVTKLERQKQRGAGLRGCRSHESLLCGQAVTSMDLAAVTPLHPSLLGRPHCFQVTPSTGGPKYFSCRTPHERDQWLHSLRKSVQPDAEQTRRTDNSLQIWLLEAKGVPAKKRYFCEVCLDSTLYARTTAKLKADLCFWGEHFDFHHLPSVNTIQVNLYREADRKKKRDKNVLIGSVSIPVQNVTSRYLTEKWYPVVGDKGPLKEPPALRVKCRFQSVDILPVQVYQEFLEYLKTDYASLCEKLEPVIGVKAKEDIATALVAVMQREKKAPQFLADLVMMDIHRIDDERLTFRGNSLATKAMEAYLKLTGDRYLQETLGAVVRGAVEGGDCEVDPLKVASVAALHKQQQNLRNAVELAWSRILSSHAHFPLELRECFRIFRERLADMGREDIADNLISASIFLRFLCPAILSPSLFNITHEYPNEKAARNLTLVAKTLQTLANFTRFQGKENFMEFMNDFLEREAPSMKNFLQMISSPLPKDAPANNSLEFDGYIDLGKQLSLLHALLRESLVTITSSSPSLPPSRLPEILERISIALDQSGPSPVSGSHRYPNLQNNIFRYNDPTIANSNTNLSVSATSTLSNHSTLNGTIRDSNEVLQSNTLGHNSSRSPNVARAATLPRNAYMPNNGKLQLQITTDDYPLEPPAFVSRSPTPIARQHRAIGSNRPVAGYRLTASASLANVNHCQAHPTSPTRSESHNNLKDSNYNITVPQNNQSNNCPVLTQHQQQQQNHRHNMARLQNLDIHDREDNYNHNNYNVSRSASRNHCNKEENANQTQHQNYNNVSKTTVNANVVVNPSPNLTLSINHQPNNNYNNSKTNNTTANGNLDELSDLLRYADDEVSESKSQKGSQISISQLSNVASSGYQSFAAYSQSSSPVDLSSNNANPHILNAAPLAFANPVYHMESNHGRNGRRGSSSSEERDGSGGGVEGVRGVDLSPSPPPQNNVRNLQRNNHNQWRQNNQAHRNNTEQNQNVCCTKLRRRLSLDSTRDLSDTSEEESCNTRRSKSRSHRSIDQYEVEIERLQSSVDRLRARLGATEDTDIDGVAPDTKMKSIISRLISVEEELRREQQKMSAALSYKQRVIDAQEQQIAALDAANSRLMTSNTRLLSALSTLKQRYNAKSQSSSEAAALLQNIADIGELKSSSC
- the raskol gene encoding ras GTPase-activating protein raskol isoform X19, yielding MINYTENLITRRSSGCESKGKSYCKSSRHESRRNRDTSYEKACRRGSAPATPVLGARPLDVTPNRIVNFFSKRSFRSNPLKRTKSVTKLERQKQRGAGLRGCRSHESLLCGQAVTSMDLAAVTPLHPSLLGRPHCFQVTPSTGGPKYFSCRTPHERDQWLHSLRKSVQPDAEQTRRTDNSLQIWLLEAKGVPAKKRYFCEVCLDSTLYARTTAKLKADLCFWGEHFDFHHLPSVNTIQVNLYREADRKKKRDKNVLIGSVSIPVQNVTSRYLTEKWYPVVGDKGPLKEPPALRVKCRFQSVDILPVQVYQEFLEYLKTDYASLCEKLEPVIGVKAKEDIATALVAVMQREKKAPQFLADLVMMDIHRIDDERLTFRGNSLATKAMEAYLKLTGDRYLQETLGAVVRGAVEGGDCEVDPLKVASVAALHKQQQNLRNAVELAWSRILSSHAHFPLELRECFRIFRERLADMGREDIADNLISASIFLRFLCPAILSPSLFNITHEYPNEKAARNLTLVAKTLQTLANFTRFQGKENFMEFMNDFLEREAPSMKNFLQMISSPLPKDAPANNSLEFDGYIDLGKQLSLLHALLRESLVTITSSSPSLPPSRLPEILERISIALDQSGPSPVSGSHRYPNLQNNIFRYNDPTIANSNTNLSVSATSTLSNHSTLNGTIRDSNEVLQSNTLGHNSSRSPNVARAATLPRNAYMPNNGKLQLQITTDDYPLEPPAFVSRSPTPIARQHRAIGSNRPVAGYRLTASASLANVNHCQAHPTSPTRSESHNNLKDSNYNITVPQNNQSNNCPVLTQHQQQQQNHRHNMARLQNLDIHDREDNYNHNNYNVSRSASRNHCNKEENANQTQHQNYNNVSKTTVNANVVVNPSPNLTLSINHQPNNNYNNSKTNNTTANGNLDELSDLLRYADDEVSESKSQKGSQISISQLSNVASSGYQSFAAYSQSSSPVDLSSNNANPHILNAAPLAFANPVYHMESNHGRNGRRGSSSSEERDGSGGGVEGVRGVDLSPSPPPQNNVRNLQRNNHNQWRQNNQAHRNNTEQNQNVCCTKLRRRLSLDSTRDLSDTSEEESCNTRRSKSRSHRSIDQYEVEIERLQSSVDRLRARLGATEDTDIDGVAPDTKMKSIISRLISVEEELRREQQKMSAALSYKQRVIDAQEQQIAALDAANSRLMTSNTRLLSALSTLKQRYNAKSQSSSEAAALLQNIADIGELKSSSC
- the raskol gene encoding ras GTPase-activating protein raskol isoform X18 — translated: MRIRYVPQDIGNCYKRESKGKSYCKSSRHESRRNRDTSYEKACRRGSAPATPVLGARPLDVTPNRIVNFFSKRSFRSNPLKRTKSVTKLERQKQRGAGLRGCRSHESLLCGQAVTSMDLAAVTPLHPSLLGRPHCFQVTPSTGGPKYFSCRTPHERDQWLHSLRKSVQPDAEQTRRTDNSLQIWLLEAKGVPAKKRYFCEVCLDSTLYARTTAKLKADLCFWGEHFDFHHLPSVNTIQVNLYREADRKKKRDKNVLIGSVSIPVQNVTSRYLTEKWYPVVGDKGPLKEPPALRVKCRFQSVDILPVQVYQEFLEYLKTDYASLCEKLEPVIGVKAKEDIATALVAVMQREKKAPQFLADLVMMDIHRIDDERLTFRGNSLATKAMEAYLKLTGDRYLQETLGAVVRGAVEGGDCEVDPLKVASVAALHKQQQNLRNAVELAWSRILSSHAHFPLELRECFRIFRERLADMGREDIADNLISASIFLRFLCPAILSPSLFNITHEYPNEKAARNLTLVAKTLQTLANFTRFQGKENFMEFMNDFLEREAPSMKNFLQMISSPLPKDAPANNSLEFDGYIDLGKQLSLLHALLRESLVTITSSSPSLPPSRLPEILERISIALDQSGPSPVSGSHRYPNLQNNIFRYNDPTIANSNTNLSVSATSTLSNHSTLNGTIRDSNEVLQSNTLGHNSSRSPNVARAATLPRNAYMPNNGKLQLQITTDDYPLEPPAFVSRSPTPIARQHRAIGSNRPVAGYRLTASASLANVNHCQAHPTSPTRSESHNNLKDSNYNITVPQNNQSNNCPVLTQHQQQQQNHRHNMARLQNLDIHDREDNYNHNNYNVSRSASRNHCNKEENANQTQHQNYNNVSKTTVNANVVVNPSPNLTLSINHQPNNNYNNSKTNNTTANGNLDELSDLLRYADDEVSESKSQKGSQISISQLSNVASSGYQSFAAYSQSSSPVDLSSNNANPHILNAAPLAFANPVYHMESNHGRNGRRGSSSSEERDGSGGGVEGVRGVDLSPSPPPQNNVRNLQRNNHNQWRQNNQAHRNNTEQNQNVCCTKLRRRLSLDSTRDLSDTSEEESCNTRRSKSRSHRSIDQYEVEIERLQSSVDRLRARLGATEDTDIDGVAPDTKMKSIISRLISVEEELRREQQKMSAALSYKQRVIDAQEQQIAALDAANSRLMTSNTRLLSALSTLKQRYNAKSQSSSEAAALLQNIADIGELKSSSC